From a single Buchnera aphidicola (Cinara cf. splendens/pseudotsugae 3390) genomic region:
- the rpsU gene encoding 30S ribosomal protein S21 has product MPIIKIRDNEPFDVALRRFKRSCEKAGILAEIRRREFYEKPTTKRKRAKSSAIKRLAKKIARENAKRIRMY; this is encoded by the coding sequence ATGCCAATTATTAAAATACGAGACAACGAACCCTTTGATGTTGCTTTAAGAAGATTCAAACGATCCTGCGAAAAAGCTGGTATATTAGCTGAAATACGCCGTAGAGAATTTTATGAAAAACCCACAACAAAAAGAAAAAGAGCAAAATCATCAGCAATAAAAAGATTAGCTAAAAAAATAGCTCGAGAAAATGCTAAACGTATCAGAATGTACTGA
- the tsaD gene encoding tRNA (adenosine(37)-N6)-threonylcarbamoyltransferase complex transferase subunit TsaD yields the protein MWILGIETSCDDTSVAIYDQKLGLIFHSTLHQNNVHEKFNGIVPELAARAHLDKLSFLIEKVCEKYLFDDKFNIKKNVFCAIAYTVGPGLVGSLLVGATIARTLSLALNIPCIAVNHLEGHLFSAMLTNTSCSFPFIALLVSGANTQIIKVDNLGQYTVLGKTLDDAVGHVFDYIARLLGLGYGGGKKISYLATRGQTGKYFFPRPMVKQSNLNFSFSGLKTHVKNVILKCSNLSYEKYNIAASFEEAVVDTLIIKCNIAIQQNNLKNFLVCGGFSANNLLRKKLKILLKKNNMKVFFSKEIFCTDNAAMIAYVGFLRYNLNLISCDNSIEVYPTLSINDSV from the coding sequence ATGTGGATATTAGGAATTGAAACATCTTGTGATGACACTTCTGTAGCTATATATGATCAAAAATTAGGTTTGATATTTCATTCTACTTTACATCAAAACAATGTACATGAAAAATTTAATGGTATTGTTCCCGAATTAGCTGCACGAGCTCATTTAGATAAGTTATCATTTTTAATTGAGAAAGTTTGTGAAAAATATTTATTTGATGATAAATTTAATATTAAAAAAAATGTTTTTTGTGCAATTGCATATACAGTAGGACCGGGTTTAGTAGGTTCACTTTTAGTGGGAGCTACAATTGCACGCACTTTATCTTTGGCTTTAAATATTCCGTGTATTGCTGTTAATCATTTAGAAGGACATTTATTTTCAGCAATGTTAACCAACACAAGCTGTTCTTTTCCTTTTATAGCTTTATTGGTATCTGGAGCGAATACACAAATAATTAAAGTTGATAATTTAGGTCAATATACTGTATTAGGTAAAACATTAGACGATGCTGTTGGTCATGTTTTTGATTATATAGCAAGGTTATTAGGTTTAGGATATGGAGGAGGAAAAAAAATATCTTATTTAGCAACGCGCGGTCAAACTGGAAAATATTTTTTTCCTCGTCCTATGGTAAAACAGTCTAATTTAAATTTTAGTTTTTCTGGATTAAAAACACATGTTAAAAATGTTATTTTAAAATGTTCTAATTTATCATATGAAAAGTATAACATAGCTGCTTCTTTTGAAGAAGCTGTGGTAGATACATTAATAATAAAATGTAATATTGCTATCCAACAAAATAATTTGAAAAATTTTTTAGTGTGTGGTGGTTTTAGCGCTAATAACTTGTTAAGAAAAAAGTTGAAAATTTTATTAAAAAAAAATAATATGAAAGTTTTCTTTTCTAAAGAAATTTTTTGTACTGATAATGCTGCTATGATTGCATATGTAGGTTTTTTAAGATATAACTTAAATTTAATTTCTTGTGATAACTCTATAGAAGTATACCCTACGTTATCGATTAATGATAGCGTTTAA
- a CDS encoding CCA-adding protein, which produces MKIYLVGGAIRDRLLGFPVHDRDWVVVGSTSQKMLKKRYLQVGKDFPVFIHPKTREEYALARTEKKSGVGYSGFLFDFSSKITLQEDLVRRDLTINAIAQDKKGNIIDLFNGQKDIKKRILRHVSSSFVEDPVRVLRVARFAATLSHLGFYIASETLILMKLICQKKELLYLTPERIWKETYKGLCTRNPHVYFKILHHCNALFYLFPEINFFYRKTSFFDFHCNCVNILQLSLMELSRISKCTTDVDIRLSYFLQFISYIYSISETDIKHYFFYKKPVFLIKSLCMRLKVPKETQKILIIVCGFHKFLQTIKIQNSTLIVDFFDIIDVWRKPDRLKKLMYLDFYDGTTYNIKNNSFVLGKLLISMFSAIKDISVQDCIDTKLFKGIAIRHELYRLRVDSLNKWRKKQ; this is translated from the coding sequence TTGAAAATTTATTTAGTTGGTGGAGCTATTCGAGATCGTTTATTAGGTTTTCCTGTACACGATCGGGATTGGGTAGTTGTAGGAAGTACGTCTCAGAAAATGTTAAAAAAAAGATATTTACAAGTAGGAAAAGATTTTCCAGTTTTTATACATCCGAAAACACGTGAAGAATATGCTTTAGCTAGAACAGAAAAAAAAAGTGGTGTTGGATATTCTGGATTTTTGTTTGATTTTTCTTCAAAAATTACTCTACAAGAAGATTTAGTTAGGCGTGATTTAACTATAAATGCAATTGCTCAAGATAAAAAGGGCAATATTATTGACTTATTTAACGGTCAAAAGGATATTAAAAAAAGAATTTTACGGCACGTCTCTTCTTCTTTTGTTGAAGATCCTGTAAGAGTATTACGTGTAGCTAGATTTGCTGCAACATTATCACATTTAGGTTTTTATATTGCATCAGAAACTTTGATATTAATGAAATTAATTTGTCAAAAAAAAGAATTATTATATTTAACTCCTGAACGAATTTGGAAGGAAACGTATAAAGGATTATGTACACGTAATCCTCACGTTTATTTTAAAATTTTACATCATTGTAATGCTTTGTTTTATTTATTTCCCGAAATTAATTTTTTTTATAGAAAAACTAGCTTTTTTGATTTTCATTGTAACTGCGTTAACATTTTACAATTAAGTTTAATGGAATTATCTAGAATTTCTAAATGTACTACTGATGTTGATATTAGACTTTCTTATTTTTTACAATTTATAAGTTATATTTATTCTATTTCAGAAACAGATATTAAACATTATTTTTTTTATAAAAAGCCTGTTTTTTTAATAAAAAGTTTGTGTATGCGATTAAAAGTTCCTAAGGAAACACAAAAAATTTTAATTATTGTATGTGGTTTTCATAAATTTTTACAAACTATTAAAATTCAAAATTCTACATTAATTGTTGATTTTTTTGATATTATTGATGTATGGAGAAAACCGGATAGATTAAAAAAACTAATGTATTTAGATTTTTATGATGGTACTACTTATAACATTAAAAATAATTCTTTTGTTTTAGGAAAATTGTTAATATCTATGTTTTCGGCAATTAAAGATATTTCGGTTCAAGATTGCATAGACACAAAATTATTTAAAGGAATTGCTATTAGACATGAATTATATCGTTTACGAGTAGATAGTTTAAATAAATGGAGAAAAAAACAATAA